TGCACAGGAAGGTGAACCAAAGAACTACTCAAGATTCTTCCCAAATCACACTTTCTATTACGCTCTTAGGGTCTATCAATCAAGTGTGTGACAAGGAAAAATATAGACTCATTTGTGCAAAATATCTGCTCCTCCACAGCGTTCTCTGCGGACAAGCCCCTCCATAAAGTGCAGCCATGTCTTCGGACGCTGAGATGGCCATCTTTGGGGAGGCGGCTCCTTACCTCCGAAAGTCAGAGAAGGAGAGAATTGAGGCCCAGAACAAACCTTTTGATGCCAAGACATCTGTCTTCGTGGTACATGCAAAGGAATCCTTTGTGAAAGGGACAATCACGGGCAGGGAATCAGGCAAAGTCACTGTCAAGACTGAAGGGGGAGAGGTGAGTCAAAAACAAGGCCGAAGGAAAACATTATCTGAACACTGAGCTTTTCAGAGACACATGTGGATCTTTTGTTTCCTTGACAGACCCTGACTGTGAAAGAAGATCAAATCTTCTCGATGAACCCTCCCAAGTATGACAAAATCGAGGACATGGCCATGATGACCCACCTGCACGAACCCGCTGTGCTGTACAACCTCAAAGAGCGTTACGCAGCCTGGATGATCTACGtaagtggcagcagcagcttcctctgggcagcctcagcagctgctgggccagcctcAGGGGAAGCCAAGGTgctgtgtcccttccctgcagaCCTACTCGGGTCTCTTCTGCGTCACCGTCAACCCCTACAAGTGGCTGCCGGTGTACAACCCCGAGGTGGTGTTGGCCTACCGAGGCAAGAAGCGCCAGGAGGCCCCTCCACACATCTTCTCCATCTCTGACAACGCCTATCAGTTCATGCTGACTGGTGAGTGGCTCTGTCTAGTCTTTAGGGACATTGGACCATTAAATTCTTTTAAGGGATACCCTATCTCAGCAAAGTGAAGAGactttttcaaagttttcttgGATCTGACATACACATCTGTTGGAGTTTACTATCTTCATAGTTTCTGCACTCAGTGATGTGCTTTGGAGGTTTGCTTCTTTAAGTGAAGCTGACATCAGGCAAAACATTAGACTTACCTGATTATGtttcattctttctctgttGTTTATTGAGTTTTAAGTACCGTGTTTCTGCCTTGTTCACAGATCGTGAGAACCAGTCCATCCTGATCACGTAGGTACCCCCCTGCGCGGGTCCCTGCGGGgctgcccagtgccagggcacCTCCTGCCTGACCACGCAccctctgcttctctcttgGCTTTGGCAGCGGAGAATCCGGGGCCGGGAAGACTGTGAACACAAAGCGTGTCATCCAGTACTTTGCAACAATTGCAGCCAGTggagagaagaagaaggaggagaagtcATCAGGCAAAATGCAGGTGAGTCAGGAAGGACAGACTGAATTCTAGGCCTGTCATTGCCCTGCCAACCAAACACAGTCACTGAATAATGATGTCCCTGCAGGGAACGCTTGAGGATCAAATCATCAGCGCCAACCCACTGCTGGAGGCCTTTGGAAACGCCAAGACCGTGAGGAACGACAACTCCTCACGCTTTGTGAGTTCTTGCTTTGCATAAGATCTCCCCCCCTCATGGCAACACACTTGATGCCTGAGCAGTTCTTCATGCAAAGGAGATGTCAGCAGAACACATCCTGGCtgacctgctgctgcttctgcttaaCAGGGCAAATTCATCAGAATCCACTTTGGTGCCACAGGCAAACTGGCTTCTGCTGACATTGAAACTTGTAAGAGATTCTCCTGGAAggctcccatcccttcccaaattcccatctcCATGTACATTCCCACAAGTGTCTAACTCTTTCTACCTCCTTGGGCAGATCTGCTGGAGAAGTCCAGAGTCACTTTCCAGCTCAAGGCAGAAAGGAGCTACCACATCTTTTATCAGATCATGTCCAACAAGAAGCCAGAGCTAATTGGTAGGAAGTATTATGAATTTTTTGATAAAATCTGAATGTGCTAAATATTTATCTTCATTCTCACACCCAGATACATCCTATTCCTCTTTACAGACATGCTCCTCATCACCACCAACCCATATGACTACCAGTTTGTGAGTCAAGGCGAGGTCACTGTCGCCAGCATTAATGACCAGGAGGAGCTGATGGCTACGGATGTAAGTGTCGCAGAGCATATTGGTGTGGTGAAATTTCCTTGTAATGGCCTGGAGATTTATTTGAGTGATTCTGTTGCCAGAGTGCCATTGACATCCTGGGCTTCACTGCTGATGAGAGAACAGCCATCTACAAGCTGACAGGGGCTGTCATGCACTATGGGAACCTGAAGTTCAAGCAGAAACAAcgagaggagcaggcagagcctgatgGCACCGAAGGTATTGAAGCCTTGTAGAACTCCTAATAACAGATATGGATAGGTGGAAGTTGGCAATCatgtattttccttctgtttacTATCACAAATGCATAAATCTCAGCTTCCAGACTATTTATGCTTCTGAAGTTCCCTTCAAGATATCACAAAATTTCAGTGCTGAGACCAATGGCTACATCTTAGAGGATAGCCACTTTCAGTTATCACTTCTCCCctgtttcttcctccctctctctttgTGTTCAGTTGCTGACAAGGCTGCCTACCTGATGGGTCTGAACTCAGCAGACCTGCTCAAGGCCCTCTGCTACCCCCGAGTCAAGGTGGGGAATGAATACGTGACCAAGGGCCAAACTGTGCAGCAGGTAACAACAGCCACTTGGTGACTGGGAACCTCTGACTTGATTTACTCTCTCCCTTTGGGCactattttccttctgctctgttCTCCTTTGGTTTAGGTATACAATTCAGTGGGTGCCCTGGCAAAGGCTGTCTATGAGAAGATGTTCCTGTGGATGGTTGTTCGCATCAACGAACAGCTGGACACGAAGCAGCCCAGGCAGTACTTCATTGGTGTCCTGGACATTGCTGGCTTTGAGATCTTTGATGTAAGGATTTCAGGTTTGAGGGCTGCTCTTGAAGGGAAAGATTGTTATATCAGAGGACTTGCAAGTCATATTCCTCTGAAGGTTTAACATGCTAGTCATTTGTGATTTTAtgtaggaaaaaacccagtcattttcttttctaacagaaaacaaaatcctcAAAAGCTCCATCAGTACAAGCACAGAGTCATGTTGTTTGTGCATAAGCAGCAAATAGAATTTTTTACATTGTAATATTACAACTGTTTGGCCTTAATGTTAAAGATTAAATAACCCAAAATAATTCCAATAAATTTATAAAAGGGCTTCTGGAGCAGAGCTAGGAGATGCATTGGCAAATATATAATGAGTTAAAGATGTTCAAAATGtttaaagaacaaagaaaggaataGTTATTTGTTTAATCAGAGATATCAAGGGCTTTCAATTTGGAGACAAGAGCAAGCACTCATCTTGTTTGCTGAATAAAAAAATGCCAAAGTGTTTTATTAATCTTAGGATATTCAATAAAAAATCTGctccaaaaaaattccctcattttcatTAAGTAGGTATTTCTTTCTGGAGCTGCATATAGTTTCTTCTGTTATGCTGTGGTCCTCATAATACAGTTATGATTTATCTGGAGAGATTTATACAGGGTGGAGAATGATGAAGAATTTTGCACATTGATGAGGGTTGGTTCTTGTGGATTTTTCCTCTGAGCAGTTcaacagcctggagcagctgtgcatCAACTTCACCAATGAGAAACTGCAACAGTTCTTCAACCACCACATGTtcgtgctggagcaggaggagtaCAAGAAGGAGGGCATTGAATGGACATTCATTGACTTTGGCATGGACCTGGCTGCCTGCATTGAGCTCATTGAGAAGGTATTTCTGTAATTCACAGTGTGAGgaattttcagaaatgcagtcattttatgtatttttaaatgcagcttAAAATTGTAAATATGATACTGAAGATACATCAGTTTGTATTATTTTAGATTTGTTGAACAGAACAATCCCTGAGAGCAGTAATATTGTCCCACTCAGGAAGTTATTTCATCTCTGAGTCTTTCTACCTTTTCACCTtatcttccctccttccttgtGATTTCTCCCAGCCCATGGGCATTTTCTCCATCCTGGAAGAGGAGTGCATGTTCCCCAAGGCAACTGACACCTCTTTCAAGAACAAGCTCTATGACCAGCACCTGGGCAAGTCCAGCAACTTCCAGAAGCCCAAGCCAGGCAAAGGCAAGGCTGAGGCCCACTTCTCCCTGGTGCACTATGCTGGAACAGTGGACTACAACATCAATGGGTGGCTGGAGAAGAACAAGGACCCTCTGAATGAAACTGTCATTGGGCTGTACCAGAAATCTTCTGTGAAGACCCTGGCTTTACTCTTTGCCTCTGCTGGAGGAGAGGCAGGTCAGTTCTCTGCAATTCATCTCTTTGATGCATGGTGGTTGGTCCCCAAAGCAACAGATGTCTCTTTATCTTTACTTTATCAGAGGctagtggtggtggtggtggtggcaagAAGGGAGGCAAGAAGAAGGGTTCTTCTTTCCAGACCGTCTCAGCTCTTTTCCGGGTACGTAAACaccttttcttttcatatatGCAGAgaattattctgtatttttagatgggtcagacaaacaaaaaaaaaaaaagcaaaaaaccccccaacaatcaaccaaccaaccaaccaaccaacaaaaaaatattataactTTAACTTGTCTTTAGACtgctattggaaaaaaaaatcttatggAATGAAAAATAGCACTGTAAAAACCTAAACTTACACTTAATATAAACATAAAATTGTGTCATAAAACATGTGCACTTTTTAGCCTTCATTAGGTTGAGGGTAAGTTTTTTTGTCCTACAAGGTGAGGTTTAATGCTGGGAATCAGAAGGAACTGAGCAATTGATTCAGGCATGCTCAGCTGACAATTTTCAGCCCAGTGTATCTCCATTGATCAATCTTTCATGTTAAATTCAAggaatgcaacaggttattttttccatgtttcttgTAAACCCACACTAAATCATGATCCCACAGGAGAATCTGAACAAGCTGATGACCAATCTGCGGAGCACTCACCCCCACTTTGTGCGCTGCATCATCCCCAATGAGACTAAAACACCTGGTAAGAACCCCAAGCTGAAAGATCCCTGCTCTGATACATCCATTCCCCTCTGCACTGCAATCTGTGCCCCTCATTTGTGCTCTGCATTGCCAGGTGCCATGGAGCACGAGCTGGTGCTGCACCAGCTGCGCTGTAACGGCGTGCTGGAAGGGATCAGGATCTGCAGGAAAGGGTTCCCCAGCAGAGTCCTCTATGCTGACTTCAAACAGAGGTGAGAGCTATAAAATGAAGAGATAGGTCAGCTGTCCTCACCAATTGCTCTCCATCACACAGCTGAGCTTTGCCAGGGTCTTTAAGTATGGAGAGATGAAATTCCAACTTCCTCAGCCTGGTTctgctgcaaacacagctcTTGCTTTCAGTGAAGAGAACTTTCTTATGACTGGACATTGTCTTCCTCCTGTTTCCTCCAATTCCACAGATACAAGGTGCTTAATGCCAGTGCCATCCCTGAGGGACAGTTCATCGATAGCAAGAAGGCTTCTGAGAAGCTTCTTAGTTCAATCGATGTGGATCACACCCAGTACAAATTTGGACACACCAAGGTACAAACCCCCCCATTCACTGCCTGcctgggctttgctctctctACCTGACAGTGATGAGCTGCAACGTTCCCTCTCTCAAGGTGTTCTTCAAAGCTGGGCTGATAGGGCTCCTGGAGGAGATGAGAGATGAGAAGCTGGCACAGCTCATCACCCGCACCCAGGCCATGTGCAGGGGCTACCTGGCGAGGGTGGAGTACCAGAGAAGGGTAGAGCGCAGGTACACCTTCCTCTTCTTCAGTTAAAGTCATTTTGCTCATGGAAAAGTGTTGACACTTGTCAGACTGAAAATATTCATTGTACATTTTAATTATGCCTCAGGGAGTCCATCTTCTGTATTCAGTTCAATATTCGTTCATTCATGAATGTCAAACACTGGTCATGGATGAAGCTGTTCTTCAAGATCAAGCCCTTGCTGAAGAGTGCAGAGTCTGAGaaggaaatggccaacatgaaGCAAGAATTTGAGAAAACCAAGGAAGAGCTTGTGAAATCTGAGGCAAAGCGGAAGGAGATTGAAGAGAAAATGGCATCTctaatgaaggagaaaaatgacCTGCAGCTCCAAGTGCAATCTGTAAGTATCGTTAGTGTGTTTGTTCAAGGTATCCTCACAGCACATAACTCTCATGTTACACATTgtctgagaaaatattttgctatgaATATTGCAAGGTAGAAATCAGACCACTGAATTTCACCATTATAATAGGAGGTTCTAGCTTGGGAATGATTTTGAAGCATGTATGCACATTGGTCTGTTTCTCCAGGCTCACAATATAACATCCAGTGTAGTCACTGGAGGTTGAGAAATTAGTTAGCAGCGTCTGTGGAGCAATTCATTTGACAACTTTCTCTGGTTTCAGTCAGTTGCCCAAAGACCTCTATGCCATTTTTTATGATATGTGTTATGTCACTTGTCTTTCTGCAATCATTTTCCAGGAGGACACAAAAACCctcttcattcttttccaaCCCTATGTGTACCTACTAAGTCCATTGGGGATCAAGGGATTGGTCAATATTTAAACATTACCTTCTGTATTTAAATGTTTGCTATACAGATTCAAAATAAACTCAGGTTCAAATTGAAACCTCTGATTGCACCTAGACTATATATCAACTTATCTTActcaaagaaaattatttcaaagtcaGTCTTGCCAAGAAAAGCTTatgaaaacataaagaaaaaaaatctctccacATTTATATTCAATACTTAACTTTGACAGAAAGTAATCTAAactcttgaaaataaaagtactGCTGGATATTTTCATCTTATGCATAAGAAAAATAGGAGGGAATAAGTGATGAGAGCAAAAAAAATGAGACAGAATAAAAACCTACTCTGATTTAAAAGagtctgtgaaaaaaaaaaactttctagaaaaaaacaaaaaagaataattccatgtttcttttcctcagtGAGAAATACCATTTCTCTATTCACCTTTTGCAAACAGTTGTGATTATTAAACAAATGAATGTTTCTCTACTAGGAAGCAGATGCTTTGGCTGATGCAGAGGAAAGGTGTGACCAGCTCATCAAAAACAAAATCCAGCTGGAAGCCAAAATTAAGGAAGTGACTGAaagggcagaggaggaagaggaaattaATGCTGAGCTGACAGCCAAGAAGAGGAAGCTGGAGGATGAATGTTCAGAGCTGAAGAAAGATATTGATGACCTTGAGCTAACACTGGCCaaggtggagaaggaaaaacatgCCACTGAAAACAAGGTATGAGGTAGAACCAGTCACTCGCACTCCAGAAAAGAGCCCTGTGCTATTACAGGACTTCTATAGCTGCTTCCTTTATTTATATTTGGTCCCTTCTTCTCAAAGGTGAAAAACCTGACTGAGGAGATGGCAGCTCTGGACGAGACCATTGCCAAGCTGACAAAGGAGAAGAAAGCCCTCCAAGAGGCCCATCAGCAGACCCTGGATGacctgcaggcagaggaagaCAAAGTCAATACTCTGACCAAGGCCAAGATCAAGCTGGAACAGCAAGTGGATGATGTAAGCACACAGACATagagcaggaacagggcagGTATGGAGTCCAACgtggctggca
This DNA window, taken from Molothrus aeneus isolate 106 chromosome 25, BPBGC_Maene_1.0, whole genome shotgun sequence, encodes the following:
- the LOC136566479 gene encoding myosin heavy chain, skeletal muscle, adult-like isoform X2, with protein sequence MSSDAEMAIFGEAAPYLRKSEKERIEAQNKPFDAKTSVFVVHAKESFVKGTITGRESGKVTVKTEGGETLTVKEDQIFSMNPPKYDKIEDMAMMTHLHEPAVLYNLKERYAAWMIYTYSGLFCVTVNPYKWLPVYNPEVVLAYRGKKRQEAPPHIFSISDNAYQFMLTDRENQSILITGESGAGKTVNTKRVIQYFATIAASGEKKKEEKSSGKMQGTLEDQIISANPLLEAFGNAKTVRNDNSSRFGKFIRIHFGATGKLASADIETYLLEKSRVTFQLKAERSYHIFYQIMSNKKPELIDMLLITTNPYDYQFVSQGEVTVASINDQEELMATDSAIDILGFTADERTAIYKLTGAVMHYGNLKFKQKQREEQAEPDGTEVADKAAYLMGLNSADLLKALCYPRVKVGNEYVTKGQTVQQVYNSVGALAKAVYEKMFLWMVVRINEQLDTKQPRQYFIGVLDIAGFEIFDFNSLEQLCINFTNEKLQQFFNHHMFVLEQEEYKKEGIEWTFIDFGMDLAACIELIEKPMGIFSILEEECMFPKATDTSFKNKLYDQHLGKSSNFQKPKPGKGKAEAHFSLVHYAGTVDYNINGWLEKNKDPLNETVIGLYQKSSVKTLALLFASAGGEAGHGGGGGGKKGGKKKGSSFQTVSALFRENLNKLMTNLRSTHPHFVRCIIPNETKTPGAMEHELVLHQLRCNGVLEGIRICRKGFPSRVLYADFKQRYKVLNASAIPEGQFIDSKKASEKLLSSIDVDHTQYKFGHTKVFFKAGLIGLLEEMRDEKLAQLITRTQAMCRGYLARVEYQRRVERRESIFCIQFNIRSFMNVKHWSWMKLFFKIKPLLKSAESEKEMANMKQEFEKTKEELVKSEAKRKEIEEKMASLMKEKNDLQLQVQSEADALADAEERCDQLIKNKIQLEAKIKEVTERAEEEEEINAELTAKKRKLEDECSELKKDIDDLELTLAKVEKEKHATENKVKNLTEEMAALDETIAKLTKEKKALQEAHQQTLDDLQAEEDKVNTLTKAKIKLEQQVDDLEGSLEQEKKLRMDLERAKRKLEGDLKLAQDSIMDLENDKQQLDEKLKKKDFEISQIQSKTEDEQALGMQLQKKIKELQARIEELEEEIEAERTSRAKAEKHRADLSRELEEISERLEEAGGATAAQIDMNKKREAEFQKMRRDLEEATLQHEATAAALRKKHADSTAELGEQIDNLQRVKQKLEKEKSELKMEIDDLASNMESVSKAKANLEKMCRTLEDQLSEIKSKEEEHQRMINDLNAQRARLQTESGEYSRQVEEKDALISQLSRGKQAFTQQIEELKRHLEEEIKAKSSLAHALQSARHDCDLLREQYEEEQEAKGELQRALSKANSEVAQWRTKYETDAIQRTEELEEAKKKLAQRLQDAEEHVEAVNAKCASLEKTKQRLQNEVEDLVIDVERSNAACAALDKKQKGFDKILAEWKQKYEETQAELEASQKESRSLSTELFKMKNAYEESLDHLETMKRENKNLQQEISDLTEQIAEGGKAIHELEKVKKQIEQEKSELQASLEEAEASLEHEEGKILRLQLELNQVKAEIDRKIAEKDEEIDQMKRNHLRVVESLQSSLDAEIRSRNEALRLKKKMEGDLNEMEIQLSHANRLAAEAQKNLRNTQAVLKDTQIHLDDALRTQDDLKEQVAMVERRANLLQAEVEELRAALEQTERSRKLAEQELLDASERVQLLHTQNTSLINTKKKLETDIAQIQGEMEDTIQEARNAEEKAKKAITDAAMMAEELKKEQDTSAHLERMKKNLDQTVKDLQHRLEEAEQLALKGGKKQIQKLEARVRELEGEVDAEQKRSAEAVKGVRKYERRVKELTYQSEEDRKNILRLQDLVDKLQMKVKSYKRQAEEAEELSNVNLSKFRKIQHELEEAEERADIAESQVNKLRVKSREFHSKKIAEEE
- the LOC136566479 gene encoding myosin heavy chain, skeletal muscle, adult-like isoform X1, whose translation is MSSDAEMAIFGEAAPYLRKSEKERIEAQNKPFDAKTSVFVVHAKESFVKGTITGRESGKVTVKTEGGETLTVKEDQIFSMNPPKYDKIEDMAMMTHLHEPAVLYNLKERYAAWMIYTYSGLFCVTVNPYKWLPVYNPEVVLAYRGKKRQEAPPHIFSISDNAYQFMLTDRENQSILITGESGAGKTVNTKRVIQYFATIAASGEKKKEEKSSGKMQGTLEDQIISANPLLEAFGNAKTVRNDNSSRFGKFIRIHFGATGKLASADIETYLLEKSRVTFQLKAERSYHIFYQIMSNKKPELIDMLLITTNPYDYQFVSQGEVTVASINDQEELMATDSAIDILGFTADERTAIYKLTGAVMHYGNLKFKQKQREEQAEPDGTEVADKAAYLMGLNSADLLKALCYPRVKVGNEYVTKGQTVQQVYNSVGALAKAVYEKMFLWMVVRINEQLDTKQPRQYFIGVLDIAGFEIFDFNSLEQLCINFTNEKLQQFFNHHMFVLEQEEYKKEGIEWTFIDFGMDLAACIELIEKPMGIFSILEEECMFPKATDTSFKNKLYDQHLGKSSNFQKPKPGKGKAEAHFSLVHYAGTVDYNINGWLEKNKDPLNETVIGLYQKSSVKTLALLFASAGGEAEASGGGGGGKKGGKKKGSSFQTVSALFRENLNKLMTNLRSTHPHFVRCIIPNETKTPGAMEHELVLHQLRCNGVLEGIRICRKGFPSRVLYADFKQRYKVLNASAIPEGQFIDSKKASEKLLSSIDVDHTQYKFGHTKVFFKAGLIGLLEEMRDEKLAQLITRTQAMCRGYLARVEYQRRVERRESIFCIQFNIRSFMNVKHWSWMKLFFKIKPLLKSAESEKEMANMKQEFEKTKEELVKSEAKRKEIEEKMASLMKEKNDLQLQVQSEADALADAEERCDQLIKNKIQLEAKIKEVTERAEEEEEINAELTAKKRKLEDECSELKKDIDDLELTLAKVEKEKHATENKVKNLTEEMAALDETIAKLTKEKKALQEAHQQTLDDLQAEEDKVNTLTKAKIKLEQQVDDLEGSLEQEKKLRMDLERAKRKLEGDLKLAQDSIMDLENDKQQLDEKLKKKDFEISQIQSKTEDEQALGMQLQKKIKELQARIEELEEEIEAERTSRAKAEKHRADLSRELEEISERLEEAGGATAAQIDMNKKREAEFQKMRRDLEEATLQHEATAAALRKKHADSTAELGEQIDNLQRVKQKLEKEKSELKMEIDDLASNMESVSKAKANLEKMCRTLEDQLSEIKSKEEEHQRMINDLNAQRARLQTESGEYSRQVEEKDALISQLSRGKQAFTQQIEELKRHLEEEIKAKSSLAHALQSARHDCDLLREQYEEEQEAKGELQRALSKANSEVAQWRTKYETDAIQRTEELEEAKKKLAQRLQDAEEHVEAVNAKCASLEKTKQRLQNEVEDLVIDVERSNAACAALDKKQKGFDKILAEWKQKYEETQAELEASQKESRSLSTELFKMKNAYEESLDHLETMKRENKNLQQEISDLTEQIAEGGKAIHELEKVKKQIEQEKSELQASLEEAEASLEHEEGKILRLQLELNQVKAEIDRKIAEKDEEIDQMKRNHLRVVESLQSSLDAEIRSRNEALRLKKKMEGDLNEMEIQLSHANRLAAEAQKNLRNTQAVLKDTQIHLDDALRTQDDLKEQVAMVERRANLLQAEVEELRAALEQTERSRKLAEQELLDASERVQLLHTQNTSLINTKKKLETDIAQIQGEMEDTIQEARNAEEKAKKAITDAAMMAEELKKEQDTSAHLERMKKNLDQTVKDLQHRLEEAEQLALKGGKKQIQKLEARVRELEGEVDAEQKRSAEAVKGVRKYERRVKELTYQSEEDRKNILRLQDLVDKLQMKVKSYKRQAEEAEELSNVNLSKFRKIQHELEEAEERADIAESQVNKLRVKSREFHSKKIAEEE